In one window of Ruminococcus albus AD2013 DNA:
- a CDS encoding Cof-type HAD-IIB family hydrolase, translating to MFEDINKVLLITDMDGTFLPSSKIPGQRSIEAIADFQSKGGKFSIATGRAIQAAQQYFESFSVNCPIIMSNGGMVYDLDHKKQIHDVFVPDFTRDIVSEILRDNPDVGCEVLTLDAVYVPQMTPLEAKHNVICKVKPVLCGVDEMPGDWYKVLFAIEPEKMERLMDYVEAKGWTGVDFVRSAPEYYEILPQNISKGSALEKMRSLCGMGDYTFVAMGDYNNDIEMLQAADVAICPSNAVEEVKKVCDLVLDVSCEEDAVAAALEYIYGRLGL from the coding sequence ATGTTTGAGGATATAAACAAGGTACTGTTGATAACCGATATGGACGGCACATTTCTGCCGTCAAGTAAAATACCAGGTCAGCGAAGCATTGAAGCGATTGCAGATTTCCAGAGTAAAGGCGGAAAATTTTCGATCGCCACAGGCAGAGCTATTCAAGCGGCACAGCAGTATTTTGAATCATTCAGTGTCAATTGTCCAATCATCATGAGCAACGGCGGAATGGTCTATGACCTTGACCATAAGAAGCAGATACACGATGTTTTCGTTCCCGATTTCACAAGGGATATCGTTTCCGAAATACTCAGAGACAATCCTGATGTGGGATGTGAAGTACTTACACTTGACGCTGTATATGTTCCGCAGATGACCCCGCTGGAAGCAAAACACAACGTCATCTGCAAGGTAAAGCCCGTTCTGTGCGGGGTAGATGAAATGCCGGGCGATTGGTACAAAGTGCTGTTCGCCATTGAACCCGAAAAGATGGAAAGACTCATGGATTACGTTGAAGCAAAGGGATGGACAGGTGTTGACTTTGTCAGAAGTGCTCCCGAGTATTACGAGATCCTTCCTCAGAACATCTCAAAGGGTTCGGCACTTGAAAAAATGCGTTCGCTTTGCGGCATGGGAGATTACACTTTCGTTGCCATGGGCGATTATAATAATGATATTGAAATGCTCCAGGCTGCCGATGTGGCGATATGTCCTTCAAACGCAGTTGAGGAAGTCAAGAAGGTCTGTGACCTTGTGCTTGATGTTTCCTGCGAAGAGGACGCTGTTGCAGCGGCACTTGAGTATATATACGGACGTCTGGGTCTATGA
- a CDS encoding RluA family pseudouridine synthase — MPDRLEFTAGTENIGERIDKTLSELLTEMSRSALQKLVSEGCVLVNGKAVSKNYKIKNGDIVTVDIPEPEELKAEPQDIPIDIVYEDDSLLVVNKPQGMVVHPAAGNPDGTLVNALMYHCKGRLSSINGVIRPGIVHRIDKFTSGLLMVAKTDKAHNFLAEQIKDHSFTREYNAICVGRFKDLTGTVNEPIGRSKFDRKKMCVTYQNCKEAVTHYEVLEEFGQYSLVRFRLETGRTHQIRVHSAFIGHPVLGDDVYGKAYKGLDGQCLHAKKLGFVHPESGEYMEFDSELPEYFVKVLEKLRKG, encoded by the coding sequence ATGCCTGATCGTTTAGAATTTACCGCTGGGACTGAAAATATCGGTGAAAGGATAGATAAAACTCTGTCCGAACTGCTTACGGAAATGTCTCGGTCAGCACTGCAAAAACTGGTGTCTGAAGGCTGTGTTCTTGTTAACGGCAAAGCTGTCAGCAAAAATTATAAAATAAAAAACGGTGATATCGTCACTGTAGATATACCCGAACCCGAGGAACTTAAAGCCGAGCCACAGGATATCCCGATCGATATCGTATATGAGGACGATTCGCTTTTGGTGGTAAATAAGCCACAGGGAATGGTGGTACATCCCGCGGCAGGCAACCCTGATGGTACTCTCGTTAACGCGCTGATGTATCACTGCAAAGGCAGACTATCATCTATCAACGGTGTTATACGCCCGGGTATAGTCCACAGGATAGATAAGTTTACTAGTGGTCTGCTTATGGTAGCAAAGACCGATAAAGCCCATAATTTTCTTGCCGAACAGATCAAAGATCATAGCTTTACACGCGAATACAACGCTATATGTGTTGGCAGGTTCAAAGACTTGACTGGTACTGTCAACGAACCTATAGGAAGAAGCAAATTTGACCGTAAGAAAATGTGCGTTACTTATCAGAACTGCAAAGAAGCTGTCACTCACTACGAAGTACTGGAAGAATTCGGACAGTATTCATTGGTGAGATTCAGGCTCGAAACAGGTCGCACTCACCAGATAAGGGTACATTCAGCTTTTATCGGACATCCTGTTCTGGGTGACGATGTCTACGGAAAGGCGTATAAAGGGCTTGATGGGCAGTGTCTTCACGCTAAAAAGCTGGGATTCGTTCATCCCGAAAGCGGCGAGTACATGGAATTCGACAGCGAACTGCCCGAATATTTTGTCAAGGTGCTTGAAAAGCTAAGGAAAGGATAA
- the lspA gene encoding signal peptidase II, which produces MFALSLLLAAFLIVTDQVLKAVVNSKIELGKVVEVIKFGDAKIFSLTHIRNSGAAWSIMSGKTWFLVSLPILVCIAGIFYMYKVRKGSKLEIVSVAMIIAGGVGNLIDRVRMHEVIDYIKFEPIDFPIFNFADICIVLGAIAFCLSIVISDIKKSKSDKPDKKKVKADA; this is translated from the coding sequence ATGTTCGCACTTTCACTTTTGCTTGCGGCATTTCTGATAGTTACCGATCAGGTGCTGAAAGCAGTGGTAAACAGTAAGATCGAACTTGGTAAAGTTGTTGAAGTTATTAAGTTCGGTGATGCAAAGATATTTAGCTTGACACATATCAGAAATTCAGGTGCTGCGTGGAGCATCATGTCAGGAAAAACATGGTTTTTGGTATCACTCCCGATACTGGTGTGCATTGCGGGCATATTTTATATGTATAAGGTGCGTAAAGGCAGTAAGCTTGAAATAGTATCGGTAGCTATGATAATTGCGGGCGGTGTGGGCAATCTCATCGACAGGGTGAGAATGCATGAAGTAATTGACTACATTAAGTTTGAGCCCATAGATTTCCCTATATTTAATTTTGCAGATATCTGTATAGTGTTGGGAGCAATTGCTTTCTGTCTCTCAATAGTTATTTCAGATATCAAAAAGAGCAAATCAGATAAACCTGACAAGAAAAAGGTAAAAGCAGATGCCTGA
- a CDS encoding DivIVA domain-containing protein has product MMTAKSIKSAAFESEKNGYSPAQVDRFLAEVAKEFAALEAENADSEAKISKLVEKVSEYKEDEDAIKDALLSAQKEASKIINDAKNKAAAIVDGAKSEQRKLAEQSAAECEKIVREHKERCAALIKENTEITEQKINALRDAYDEEKAAYDELRAEVTYFKSELTSLYQEQIKLVMQLPTLTDEELEAYENGEEEYYDDEEEYEDVNDMTEGFGDETVAEQPVQQAAPTASTAELDKVLNTGSFDPVIHKPNPEDLQFGKKNG; this is encoded by the coding sequence ATGATGACAGCAAAAAGTATCAAAAGCGCAGCTTTTGAATCTGAAAAAAATGGTTACAGCCCTGCGCAAGTAGACAGATTTCTTGCTGAAGTAGCAAAAGAATTTGCAGCACTTGAAGCAGAAAATGCTGATAGCGAAGCTAAGATATCCAAGCTGGTCGAAAAGGTCAGCGAGTATAAAGAAGACGAGGACGCTATAAAAGATGCTCTTCTTTCTGCACAGAAAGAAGCTTCCAAAATAATAAACGACGCAAAAAATAAAGCAGCTGCAATAGTTGACGGTGCTAAGAGCGAACAGAGAAAGCTGGCTGAGCAGTCTGCTGCCGAGTGCGAGAAGATCGTAAGAGAGCATAAGGAAAGATGTGCAGCACTCATCAAGGAGAATACCGAGATCACAGAGCAGAAGATAAATGCTCTCAGAGATGCTTATGACGAAGAGAAAGCAGCTTATGATGAACTGAGAGCTGAGGTAACTTATTTCAAGTCTGAGCTTACTTCTCTTTATCAGGAGCAGATCAAACTTGTTATGCAGCTGCCCACTCTTACCGACGAGGAGCTTGAGGCTTACGAAAACGGTGAGGAAGAATACTATGATGACGAAGAAGAGTACGAGGATGTCAATGACATGACTGAAGGCTTCGGTGATGAAACTGTTGCTGAACAGCCTGTACAGCAGGCAGCTCCTACAGCTTCCACCGCTGAGCTTGACAAAGTCCTGAATACAGGCTCTTTTGACCCCGTAATACACAAGCCCAATCCCGAAGATCTCCAGTTCGGCAAAAAGAACGGTTAA
- a CDS encoding RNA-binding protein, with the protein MKLRNFSFLNNTSDDDKRLLSTFLDWTDMADEKYITKYSAFLDERQCLLCEKVMASVKYENYLLWGGYENAERKMLCVYPQYGDENIIESFPMQAVTFRFRPEDKLSHRDFLGSLMALGITRGCVGDILVNSGSASVFVKDTVVRDVLGITKIGRVGVKAEEGFDAQSVKEPEFREITGTVASLRLDSVLSLALRISREKASALIKGGTVEVSHEKTDQPSRTVEPGDKISAKGHGKFLLKSVDGVSHKDRIHITICKYI; encoded by the coding sequence ATGAAGCTTAGGAATTTTTCATTCCTGAATAACACGAGCGATGATGATAAGCGCCTGTTATCCACATTTCTTGACTGGACGGATATGGCAGACGAAAAGTACATAACAAAGTATTCAGCATTCCTTGATGAAAGGCAGTGCTTGCTTTGTGAAAAAGTCATGGCTTCGGTAAAATACGAAAACTACTTGCTGTGGGGCGGATATGAGAATGCTGAGAGAAAAATGCTCTGCGTATATCCGCAGTACGGCGATGAAAATATCATTGAATCATTCCCGATGCAGGCGGTAACATTCCGATTTCGCCCTGAGGACAAGCTTAGCCACAGAGATTTTCTGGGTTCGCTTATGGCTTTGGGTATTACCCGCGGCTGTGTCGGCGATATCCTTGTTAACAGCGGTTCGGCTTCGGTATTTGTTAAAGATACTGTAGTGCGGGACGTTCTTGGGATAACTAAAATTGGCAGAGTTGGCGTCAAGGCTGAAGAAGGCTTTGATGCACAGTCTGTTAAAGAACCCGAATTTCGGGAAATAACAGGAACAGTTGCTTCGCTAAGACTGGACAGCGTTCTGTCACTTGCACTGAGGATCTCGCGGGAAAAGGCATCCGCCCTGATAAAAGGCGGAACAGTTGAAGTTTCTCACGAAAAAACAGATCAGCCAAGCAGAACTGTTGAGCCTGGGGATAAGATCTCCGCTAAAGGTCACGGAAAGTTCCTGCTTAAATCCGTTGACGGTGTAAGTCATAAGGACAGAATTCATATCACTATTTGTAAATATATTTAG
- a CDS encoding cell division protein SepF, with translation MGIIKGFTNLFIGEDDSDEVDFGQEFGSPKSSKSSSTKDGFFDDNDFSGSKSKSGARSKENDVFTERPFTFEESFARSKTGSESSFSTGTSSANRYEGEHTMSFDQTTTLQIVLARPVDFSEVRSIGDDINAYKTVILNLEMVKSDDAKRILDFLSGVAYANKAQIKMMAQKTFAIMSKNVKFDGKDLLTELENNGYSF, from the coding sequence ATGGGCATAATAAAAGGTTTTACAAATCTTTTTATAGGTGAAGATGATTCCGACGAAGTTGATTTCGGACAGGAATTCGGTTCGCCTAAGAGCAGCAAAAGTTCATCAACAAAAGACGGCTTCTTTGATGATAATGATTTCAGCGGTTCAAAATCCAAGTCAGGCGCACGTTCAAAAGAGAATGATGTCTTCACCGAAAGACCCTTCACTTTTGAAGAAAGCTTTGCAAGATCCAAGACCGGGAGCGAGTCCTCGTTCAGCACAGGGACAAGCTCAGCAAACAGATATGAGGGGGAGCACACTATGAGCTTTGATCAGACAACTACTTTACAGATCGTACTTGCCAGACCTGTTGATTTTTCAGAGGTAAGGAGCATCGGCGATGATATTAATGCGTATAAAACAGTAATACTGAATCTTGAAATGGTTAAGAGTGATGACGCTAAGAGAATACTTGATTTTCTTTCCGGCGTTGCCTACGCAAACAAAGCTCAGATAAAAATGATGGCTCAGAAGACTTTCGCTATCATGTCCAAAAATGTCAAGTTCGATGGCAAAGATCTGCTGACTGAGCTTGAAAATAACGGTTACAGCTTCTGA
- a CDS encoding YggS family pyridoxal phosphate-dependent enzyme yields MGIQCPQNEFGEVLENYKRICENVENARAKYRSSDENIDIMAVTKTVAPEKINFAIEQGITLLGENRVQEYLSKKDSYIKTAQVHMIGRLQTNKVKYIINEVAMIQSVDSIKLAKEINRLAEKNNRTMNVLLEINIGDEASKSGVAADELDELIYETAQLENVRIKGLMAIPPAGCGEDMFDRMHSIFLRVKERSVPNVSMDILSMGMSGDYELAIKHGSNLVRIGTALFGARNYLEG; encoded by the coding sequence ATGGGGATACAGTGTCCTCAGAATGAGTTCGGTGAAGTATTGGAAAACTATAAACGCATTTGTGAAAATGTGGAAAATGCAAGAGCCAAGTACCGCAGCAGTGATGAAAATATAGACATTATGGCTGTGACAAAGACTGTTGCACCGGAAAAGATCAACTTTGCAATTGAGCAGGGCATAACTCTGCTTGGTGAGAACAGAGTACAGGAATATCTTTCAAAAAAAGACAGTTATATCAAAACGGCGCAGGTGCATATGATAGGCCGCCTGCAAACAAACAAGGTAAAATATATTATCAACGAAGTTGCGATGATACAGTCGGTTGACAGTATCAAGCTCGCAAAAGAGATAAACAGACTTGCCGAAAAAAATAACAGAACAATGAATGTTCTTCTAGAGATAAATATCGGCGATGAAGCGAGCAAGAGCGGTGTTGCAGCAGATGAGCTTGACGAACTCATCTATGAGACTGCACAGCTTGAAAATGTCCGTATCAAAGGACTTATGGCTATACCGCCCGCAGGCTGCGGTGAGGATATGTTCGACCGTATGCACAGCATTTTTCTACGTGTAAAGGAAAGATCTGTGCCTAACGTTTCCATGGATATACTTTCTATGGGAATGTCAGGGGATTATGAGCTTGCAATTAAGCATGGTTCAAACCTCGTTCGTATAGGTACTGCACTGTTCGGTGCCAGAAATTATTTGGAGGGTTAG
- a CDS encoding HlyD family efflux transporter periplasmic adaptor subunit — protein MNSLTVKILAALVSLLMLTTICTQVYYFLHDKHDTEEAVLATVNEDIVFDGIIVRDESVVTYNGNGILDYKYPDGSKVSVNNTIAEVYSSEKAIYAKDRIAEIDAEIEQLEKAQDPATTNYAEPDALISGVKNGYNDLLEAVENRELDRIPDIRSRIALNSNMYSVITGTEAGFSDAIDDLRSERNNLVDFATEPDDVIKSDRTGYFVSYADGYEETLKTTDAGNLSESDIRDIIKGGKSAPANAIGKTFDSYNCKIVGIVKADSRITDDAEVSLKLNSSRTVYNCTVDSVKMSGDNMIIVLDCDRVDQTLVNSRVLSAKLIFDEYQGIKVPRSALRFRGDEKGVYVILGKDISFKKIKVIYEGDDFVLSENTSDEDYLLLYDQILLEVVSNKDVSVNSETDGDTVSSE, from the coding sequence ATGAATTCATTGACCGTAAAGATACTTGCGGCTCTGGTTTCACTTTTGATGTTGACCACCATATGCACTCAGGTCTATTACTTTCTGCACGATAAGCACGATACCGAAGAAGCGGTGCTTGCCACCGTAAATGAGGACATCGTCTTTGATGGCATAATAGTAAGGGACGAGAGCGTGGTAACTTATAACGGCAACGGTATACTTGATTATAAGTATCCGGACGGCAGCAAAGTCTCGGTGAACAATACTATCGCTGAGGTATATTCCTCTGAAAAGGCGATATATGCTAAAGACAGGATAGCCGAGATAGATGCTGAGATAGAGCAGCTTGAAAAAGCTCAGGATCCTGCAACTACCAATTATGCCGAACCTGATGCTCTGATATCGGGAGTTAAGAACGGTTATAACGATCTTCTTGAAGCTGTGGAGAACAGAGAGCTTGACAGGATACCTGATATCAGATCAAGGATAGCACTGAACAGTAATATGTATAGTGTTATAACAGGTACCGAAGCAGGATTTTCCGATGCTATCGATGATCTGAGATCCGAGCGTAACAACCTTGTTGATTTCGCAACAGAGCCCGATGATGTTATCAAGTCCGATAGGACAGGATATTTTGTATCCTATGCAGACGGCTACGAGGAAACGCTCAAGACCACAGATGCAGGAAACTTGAGTGAAAGTGATATCCGTGATATCATAAAGGGCGGAAAGTCTGCCCCCGCAAATGCGATAGGCAAGACTTTTGACAGCTATAACTGCAAGATCGTCGGTATAGTAAAGGCAGATTCAAGAATAACGGACGACGCCGAAGTCTCACTCAAACTGAATTCTTCAAGAACAGTATATAATTGTACAGTCGATTCGGTTAAAATGAGTGGCGATAATATGATAATCGTACTGGACTGTGACAGAGTGGATCAGACTCTTGTTAATTCCAGAGTTCTTTCCGCAAAGCTTATTTTTGATGAATATCAGGGCATTAAAGTGCCAAGAAGCGCACTAAGGTTCCGTGGAGACGAAAAGGGCGTTTACGTAATACTTGGCAAGGATATATCTTTCAAGAAGATCAAGGTCATATATGAGGGTGATGATTTCGTCCTTTCCGAGAATACTTCCGACGAGGATTATCTGCTGCTTTACGATCAAATTCTGCTAGAGGTGGTATCAAACAAAGATGTGTCAGTCAACAGCGAGACCGATGGGGATACAGTGTCCTCAGAATGA
- the hfq gene encoding RNA chaperone Hfq: MNKNINLQDVFLNQARKEQVMVKFILMNGYQFKGIVKAFDSYVVFLDCEGKQNVVYKHAISTIVPDRSINILDAAKNEHSEG; the protein is encoded by the coding sequence GTGAACAAAAATATCAATCTTCAGGACGTTTTTCTGAATCAGGCAAGAAAGGAACAGGTGATGGTCAAGTTCATTCTGATGAACGGCTATCAGTTTAAGGGTATAGTTAAGGCATTCGACAGCTATGTAGTATTTCTCGATTGCGAAGGCAAGCAGAACGTAGTGTACAAGCATGCGATATCTACAATAGTTCCCGATCGTTCCATCAATATCCTTGATGCAGCTAAAAACGAACATTCAGAAGGATAA
- the miaA gene encoding tRNA (adenosine(37)-N6)-dimethylallyltransferase MiaA produces the protein MDKNKIPLLVIAGPTASGKTALAVEMAKLYNGEVISADSMQIYKGLNIATAKPTIDEMQGIPHHLIDFLEPDVPFSVADYVTLAGQKIREIRSHGKLPIVCGGTGLYISSLVDNIIFDDTGSDPDIRARLEKQAKEEGVHALWLKLKEIDPETAEKVHENNLPRVIRGIEVFELTGTKLSEHKINSRREESPYKACIIGLTAENRQYLYDRIEKRVHIMAENGMVEECREVWQKGRLATAGQAIGYKELVPFFEGKAELEDCLDKIILETRHYAKRQLTWFRRVADISWVKIDNFDESKKIFENVQNIVAKSEIMCYNIM, from the coding sequence ATGGATAAAAATAAAATACCGCTTCTTGTTATAGCGGGGCCTACTGCATCGGGCAAAACAGCCCTTGCGGTTGAAATGGCTAAGCTTTATAACGGTGAGGTGATATCGGCAGATTCCATGCAGATCTACAAGGGTCTTAACATTGCAACCGCTAAGCCGACAATTGACGAAATGCAAGGTATCCCTCATCATCTGATTGATTTTCTTGAACCTGACGTACCTTTCAGCGTGGCGGATTATGTTACATTAGCAGGGCAGAAGATCAGAGAGATACGTTCTCACGGGAAACTTCCGATTGTATGCGGTGGCACAGGATTGTATATTAGTTCGCTTGTGGACAATATTATATTCGATGACACGGGCAGTGATCCCGACATACGTGCAAGGCTTGAAAAACAAGCTAAAGAAGAGGGGGTTCATGCGCTTTGGCTGAAGCTGAAAGAAATAGACCCGGAAACTGCCGAAAAAGTTCACGAGAACAATCTGCCAAGAGTTATACGTGGGATTGAAGTCTTTGAGCTTACAGGAACAAAACTCTCCGAACATAAGATCAACAGCAGAAGAGAAGAATCCCCCTACAAAGCTTGCATTATTGGTCTTACAGCTGAAAACAGACAGTATCTTTACGATCGTATTGAAAAGAGAGTGCATATAATGGCTGAAAACGGCATGGTCGAGGAATGCAGGGAAGTCTGGCAGAAAGGCAGACTTGCAACTGCGGGACAAGCGATAGGCTACAAGGAGCTTGTTCCATTCTTCGAGGGTAAAGCCGAACTGGAAGATTGTCTTGACAAAATAATCCTCGAAACAAGACACTATGCTAAAAGACAGCTTACCTGGTTTAGGCGAGTTGCTGATATTTCGTGGGTGAAAATTGATAATTTTGACGAATCGAAAAAAATATTTGAAAATGTTCAAAATATAGTAGCCAAATCCGAAATAATGTGTTATAATATAATGTGA
- the mutL gene encoding DNA mismatch repair endonuclease MutL: MSEIRVLSKEVSELIAAGEVIDRPASVIKELVENAIDAGATVITVEIKNGGRTYMRVTDNGKGIAPEDLPTAFLRHATSKISQKDDLDSIMTLGFRGEALASICAVAKVDVMTKRREDSYGTHYSIEGAVEKTSEQCGCPDGTTFVVRDIFYNVPARLKFLKKDTSEANHVADLVTKLTLSHPDVSFKLIRDNKAEIITAGDGKIYSAVYSVYGREFANSMIEVDYTWQGIHVYGYTVKPLSAKPNRKFQNFFVNSRFVKSKACASAIEEAYRNNIMVGKFPACVLYIDVPPNTIDVNVHPTKIEVRFSDERLIHEAVYFAVKNCLMEKDEPNELKLENRRNFTNHELYDFPPEDKSVQLEFAVEEETLPDADKVLQEIASQPVPKPVQSQSVPEPIASKEIPLPEPPVPKPYQPKITKVENIPIDEEDRKSGEDLFLASLEEPVPQPVPKKPEKITVEEINKALQEMPLPEAPAEEEKNDSFHFINDRSFIRSVVQEVKKEPEKPKPVVIGELFKTYVVAQVGDEMLLMDKHAAHERYIFEKIKGDISELETQMLLEPVMVMLSYEEFDALAANVDKLERLGFEVEPDVAPTVAVKGVPIILGDLENPTDIITELARNFIQCRNDPQLEIFDDLYHSIACKAAIKANDNNSTIELQALLNAVYGNENIRYCPHGRPVLITLSKKDIEKQFRRLV, encoded by the coding sequence ATGTCAGAGATTAGAGTTTTGAGCAAGGAAGTTTCCGAGCTTATCGCCGCAGGTGAGGTCATCGACAGACCCGCATCAGTTATAAAGGAACTCGTTGAGAACGCAATAGATGCAGGCGCAACAGTCATAACCGTTGAGATAAAGAATGGCGGCAGAACTTATATGAGAGTGACCGACAACGGCAAGGGCATAGCTCCCGAAGATCTGCCTACGGCCTTTCTTCGTCATGCCACCAGTAAAATATCTCAAAAAGATGACCTTGACAGTATAATGACCCTCGGTTTCAGAGGTGAGGCCCTTGCTTCAATCTGCGCTGTTGCAAAGGTCGATGTTATGACCAAACGACGTGAAGACAGCTATGGTACTCATTATTCAATCGAAGGCGCTGTTGAAAAAACAAGCGAGCAGTGCGGCTGTCCCGATGGTACAACATTTGTTGTGAGAGATATTTTCTATAACGTTCCCGCAAGACTGAAATTTCTGAAAAAAGATACTTCAGAAGCTAACCACGTAGCCGACCTTGTCACAAAACTGACCCTTTCACACCCCGATGTATCTTTCAAGCTTATTCGCGATAACAAAGCTGAAATAATCACTGCAGGAGACGGCAAGATATATTCTGCAGTCTATTCAGTGTACGGCAGAGAGTTCGCAAACAGTATGATCGAAGTCGACTATACGTGGCAGGGGATACACGTTTACGGTTATACCGTAAAACCGCTCTCCGCCAAGCCTAACCGCAAGTTCCAGAATTTTTTTGTGAACAGCAGATTTGTAAAGTCGAAAGCCTGTGCTTCCGCGATCGAAGAAGCATACCGCAACAATATTATGGTTGGCAAATTTCCAGCCTGTGTACTGTATATCGATGTTCCGCCTAATACTATCGATGTGAATGTTCATCCAACAAAGATAGAAGTTCGTTTTTCTGACGAAAGGCTGATACATGAAGCCGTATACTTTGCAGTCAAGAATTGTCTTATGGAAAAAGACGAGCCAAATGAACTGAAACTCGAAAACCGCAGAAATTTTACCAATCATGAGCTGTATGATTTTCCGCCTGAAGACAAAAGCGTTCAGCTTGAATTTGCAGTTGAAGAAGAAACGCTTCCCGATGCTGATAAAGTTTTACAGGAGATTGCCAGTCAACCTGTACCGAAACCTGTACAATCTCAGTCGGTTCCTGAACCCATAGCTTCAAAGGAGATACCTCTCCCCGAACCGCCCGTGCCCAAACCATATCAGCCTAAGATAACCAAAGTGGAAAATATCCCTATCGATGAAGAAGACAGAAAATCAGGTGAAGACCTTTTTCTTGCAAGTCTTGAAGAACCTGTCCCTCAGCCGGTGCCTAAAAAGCCCGAGAAGATAACTGTTGAGGAAATAAACAAGGCACTTCAGGAAATGCCCCTCCCCGAAGCTCCCGCAGAAGAGGAAAAAAACGACAGCTTCCACTTTATAAATGACCGCAGCTTTATTCGTTCCGTGGTACAGGAAGTCAAAAAAGAACCGGAAAAGCCAAAACCTGTCGTTATAGGTGAGCTTTTCAAGACATATGTTGTCGCTCAGGTGGGCGATGAAATGCTGCTGATGGATAAGCATGCCGCCCATGAGAGATATATTTTTGAGAAGATAAAAGGCGATATCAGCGAGCTTGAGACCCAGATGCTTCTTGAACCTGTTATGGTCATGCTTTCATATGAAGAATTCGATGCACTGGCGGCTAATGTCGATAAACTTGAAAGACTAGGATTTGAAGTTGAACCCGATGTTGCACCGACTGTGGCTGTTAAGGGCGTACCGATAATCCTTGGAGATCTGGAAAATCCCACGGATATAATCACAGAACTTGCAAGGAATTTCATACAGTGCAGGAATGATCCTCAGCTTGAAATTTTCGATGACCTTTATCACTCCATCGCCTGTAAGGCTGCGATAAAGGCAAATGATAACAACAGCACCATCGAGCTTCAGGCTTTACTGAATGCCGTCTACGGTAATGAAAATATCAGGTATTGCCCCCACGGCAGACCTGTGCTGATCACTCTCAGCAAAAAGGATATCGAAAAGCAGTTCAGAAGACTGGTATGA